TTTTAACACAGATCCGCAATCGGTCTAAAATTAAAAAGAATAGCTTCTTAGAGAGTGATTATGGTCACATCAATGCCTTTGGTGAAGAGTTTTGAACCCGCAGATGATCGAGATCGAATCTTAGCCGCCATTGATTTAGGAACAAATTCTCTGCACATGGTTGTGGTGAAAGTTCAGCCCCAACTGACCACTTTTACAATTATTGCACGGGAAAAAGAAACCGTTCGTTTGGGAGATTGTGGAGAAAAGGGCAACCTCAAACCAGAGGTAATGGAACGGGCGATTAATTGTTTAAAACGGTTTCAAGGCATTGCTCAAACCTTTAATGCGGAACAAATTGTGGCCGTAGCAACCAGTGCGGTTCGAGAAGCCCCCAATGGTCGAGAATTTATTCGCCGAGTCGCTGATGAATTAGATTTAGAAATTAGTTTAATTTCCGGTCAGGAAGAAGCCCGACGCATCTATTTAGGGGTACTTTCGGCAATGGAATTTAATAACCAACCCCATATTATTATTGATATTGGTGGGGGGTCTACGGAATTAATTTTAGGAGATGGTTGGGAACCTCGATTTTTAAGTAGTACAAAAGTGGGGGCGGTGCGGTTAACCCATGATTTTGTGCATACAGATCCGATTAGTCGTGCGGAATTTTTATATTTACAAGCTTATATTCGAGGCACATTAGAACGAGTTGTTGATGAATTATCTTCCCATTTAAAATCCGGGGAAATTCCTCGTTTAGTGGGAACTTCAGGAACGATTGAAACCTTAGTTGGAATTAAAGCTAGAGAGAAGTCAGGAACAGACCCCACTCGGTTAGTTGGGTATAAATTAACCTTAGAAGACTTACAAGAATTTATTAATCGCATTCGCAAATTATCTTATCAAGAACGATTACAAATTCCGGGAATTGCTGACCGTCGCGCCGAGATTATTTTAGCGGGGGCTTTAATTTTACAAGAAGCTATGACGTT
The sequence above is a segment of the Planktothrix tepida PCC 9214 genome. Coding sequences within it:
- a CDS encoding Ppx/GppA phosphatase family protein; translation: MVTSMPLVKSFEPADDRDRILAAIDLGTNSLHMVVVKVQPQLTTFTIIAREKETVRLGDCGEKGNLKPEVMERAINCLKRFQGIAQTFNAEQIVAVATSAVREAPNGREFIRRVADELDLEISLISGQEEARRIYLGVLSAMEFNNQPHIIIDIGGGSTELILGDGWEPRFLSSTKVGAVRLTHDFVHTDPISRAEFLYLQAYIRGTLERVVDELSSHLKSGEIPRLVGTSGTIETLVGIKAREKSGTDPTRLVGYKLTLEDLQEFINRIRKLSYQERLQIPGIADRRAEIILAGALILQEAMTLLNLRSLTVCERSLREGVIVDWMLTHGLIDDRLHYGRSVRERSVLKIAQKYQVDLESSQRVATLALSLFDQTKGLLHNWGETERELLWSASILHNCGLYVSHSAHHKHSYYLIRYGELLGFTEMEIEAIANLARYHRKSSPKKKHEAYQGLPRRFRQVIDQLHPLLRLAVALDRRLIGAISQVICEYKPMAREFYLKLKPTHADDDCALELWSLDFKKEAFETNYGLKLVAQLEP